The Dokdonia sp. 4H-3-7-5 genomic interval AATCTTAAGAAGTGTACACCTTTCTCCTCTAGACGACCTTGACGAAGTCCGTCTTCTATGATTTGGTTTTCATGAATGCTTCCATCTAACTCAATAGCAAGACCTATTTCATGACAATAGAAATCGACGATGTAATCTAATAACGGCACTTGTCTATGAAATTCTGCTCCGGTTGCCTTTCTTCTGATTTTATCCCAAAGAGTTAACTCTGCTAGCGTCATATTCTTTCTCAGTTCCTGAGCTCGCTCTTTTAAGTCTCTACGGTATGGAATCAATCTTCGCATTAGTTTTTGTTGTAAATATATGTAAATCAATAAAATAGATATTTTTTTAAATATATTAGGTTGCTAATATCTCCCCAAATGTGCCTTCCTCTCCTTCATACTTCAGTCGTCGGAGGCAGGTTCAAAGAGGGGCTTCATTTTTTTTACTCCTCCTCTTCGAAGAGGAGGCTGGGTGGAGATGTTTTGCGTTCGAGTAAGAAAATCGTTGCTACATCTCCCCAAATGTGCCTTCCTCTCATTCCTAAAGTCATTCGTCGGAGGCAAGTTCCAAGAGGGGCTTTCTATTTTTTTACTCCTCCTCTTTCTTGCATCCAACGAGGGAGGAACGACCGAGAGGAATGCACAGAGGCTGGGTGGAGATGTTTTTTGCGTGCGAGTAAGAAACAGAGAAGTTGAAAATTAAATATTTCACACCCTAAAAATCTATAAACCCTCTCCTTATATAGTAACAAGTTAACCTTTCGCGAAAGCGATATAACCCTAAAACATACTTTAAAGAAGAAATCCTACCACTCGTCTACAGTAAAAATGTGCTCATCGAAATTTCAACCGAAAGCCTCTTAATTGCTTGCATCTTTGTACCAGAATCAAACAACAAACTATTATGGGACTTACAGTAATAAACAACAAAAGCACATTAAGAATAGTGCACAACGCAAGAACGATGTCAGCAGGAGCTACATTAAATGTAGTGCATAGAAAGGTTGATAAGCCAGTTATCCAACTAATGACTTATTAATCATCAATCATGATCGCAATCCAACAAAAAATCAAAAAAGCACTTTCACCAGAGCAAATATTTATGCTCAGTGCCTTTGTAGTAAATGGAGGGAATTACCTCTATAACTTAGGCTTAGGTAGAGTACTAGGACCTGGAGCTTTTGCAGATGCTGCTATATTAATTACATTACTTCTAGTATTATCTTTTGTAGCGATGACTTTCCAACTCGCAGTTGCAAAGTTTACTACAGAGTTTGACGCATCAAAACAAGAAGCTTTTGTAAAAAAAGCTTATAAGCAGGCGACGACTTTTGGAATTATACTTGGAGCGATGATTGTAGTTTTTGCAACATCATTGCAATCGCTTTTTCAAACGGCATCTCCTATAATGTTTACCATTTTTGGTTTAGCAGTTCCACTATATTTTGTGATGAGTGTAAATCGTGGAAACCTTCAAGGACGCAAATCTTTTATTGAACTCTCTGTCACGTATCAGCTAGAGATGGTATGTAGACTTGCTCTTACTTTTGCATTCTTACTGTTTTTCAATATAGAATCCTCTGTAGCAGTATCTACAGCAATAGCAATTTCTTTTATAGCTGGAGTGTTTCCTTTTAAGAAACTCACTTCAAAAAAAGCAATAGAGACAGCACTTACCTCAAAAGAGAGTAAGGCCGTAACTCAGTTTTTTGTACTCACAGCATGTTACGAGCTTACTCAGATCATTTGTAATAATAGTGACATATTGCTAGTCAAGCATTTTTTCCCATCGTATGATGCAGGATTGTATGCCTCACTAGCTCTTATAGGTCGCGTTGTATATTTCGTAACTTGGATGTTTGTAATGTTATTACTTCCTACCGTAGTAACCATGCGTAAAGAGGGTAAAAACTCTGTTCCAGTACTTATGAAGTATGTAGGTTACATCACAGCCCTTGCAAGTGCGATTGTATTATTCACTTTTCTATTCCCATCATTTGCCGTTCAGGTCCTCTTTGGAGATCAATATATGGCAATTGCTCCCTTACTTGGTTGGTATGCTCTTGCCACATCTTTTTTTGCTCTATCTAATATTTTTGCCTACTACTATTTATCCCTAGATCATTATAAGCCTATTGTAATTGCGGCCATTTTTGGAGTGTTACAAATAGTGTTAATCATATTATTCCACGATTCGTTATTTGATGTTGTGTTAGCCCAAGTTGCAGCGATGGGTGGTTTACTTATCGCACAACTACTTTACTTCTGGAAAATGCAAGTAAAGTAAAATATACCCCCAGATTGTAGTTTGCCCTCTTATAGAAGCTATTGCTTTGATAAGAGGGTTTTGTTTTAGCAATACTTTATAAAACTGCTATTGCCATGCAAGCGTCGTCCTTTTAATATGTTCTACATTGATAGAAAATAGTTTTGATAGCATTCTTAAGTGCTGTAATATAGTCTGTTGAGCTATATACATGATAAACCGCCTATTTTCAAAAATCGTTTATCGAAGGTCAAATACCATTCGTCTACACTAATGGTCGAGTAAACGTTTTTGGTCCGCTTTCGCGAAAGCAAAGCCGCATATTTGTACTATCAAAAAAACATAACTACTTAAAAATAAATATCATGGCTTTAGAAATCAACAACATTTACGGAGTAACTTGTATCAAAGGAAAAGTATCTAGCACACACGTTCAAGAAGTAAAAGGATACTTCAAAGCATTACTTACAATACAAGATAATGTAATCATCAACCTATGTGAAGTGAAAAAGGGAACTAAGAAGCTAGTAAGTGTTTTAGAAAACTTACAAGCTGAAATTTCAGAAGAAAAATCACTTAAGTTTTTTAGCTATCCAGAGCCAGCAGTAAAAGAATTATATGCACAGCTAAATAGTGAAGCCAACTATTACCAGGCAGCAGCATAAAAAAAGAATACTACTACAACAACATCAAATCTATATATCATGAAATTAGCAATCGTAACGGCCTATCCACCGAGCAAAGTAACTTTAAACGAATATGCATATCACTTAGTTAAGCACTTTCGTCAAAACCAAGAAGTAACAGAACTTGTACTTCTTACAGATGTAACTCCAGAACAAGCAGATATCACTTTTGAAGAAGATGGATGTGCAATCACCGTAAAGCAGTGCTGGAAATTTAACAGCTTATCTAATGTACTATCTATTGCAAAGGCAGTAAGAACTACAAAGCCAGATGCAGTACTTTATAACCTACAGTTTATGAAGTTTGGAGATAAGAAAGTAGCAGCGGCTCTAGGACTGTTTTCTCCTTGGGTTTCTAAGTTAATGGGAGTAAAAACAACGGTGTTACTTCACAATATTATGGAAACTGTAGATCTTGATAGCGCAGGATTTACATCTAATAAACTTAAAATTAAAGCCTATAACTTTATTGGAGAGATGCTTACTCGTGTAGTTCTTAAAGCAGATACTGTAGCACTTACCATCAGTAAGTATGTAACTATCCTAGAAGAAAAATATAACGCAAAAAATTGCGTACTCATCCCTCATGGAACTTTTGAAATTCCATTAGAACCTTCTTACCAAGCTGCTCCGGGTCCTCTTAAGATAATGACTTTTGGAAAATTTGGAACTTATAAAAAAGTAGAAATACTTATAGAAGCTGTACAAAAGGTAAGAGAAAACACAGGACGTGATCTTGAAATCGTAATTGCGGGAACAGATAGCCCTAACACACCAGGATATCTAGCCGAAGTACAAGAGAGATATAAGCATGTTCCTAATCTTACTTTTACAGGTTATGTAGAAGAAGAAGATGTACCAGTGATATTCTCAGAGAGTGCGATGGTAGTTTTTCCATACACATCTACTACTGGAAGTTCTGGAGTATTGCACCAAGCAGGAAGCTATGGTAAAGCAGTAGTAATGCCAGATCTAGGAGATTTGAGCATCTTAGTAAAAGAAGAAGGATATAGAGGTGAGTTCTTTAATCCAGAAAGTATGCACAGTCTTGCATCTGGTATAGAAAACCTAGTAATGAATGAAACGTACAGAACAGAAATAGCAAAAGCTAACTACAAAGCAGCAACAGCATTACCTATGAGCCGTATCGCTCAGATGTATCTAGATGTTTTTGCTGGAAGAAGTACTACTAATAACGAAGTAATATTGAAGGTAGCATAATTACCGGTTCTTAATAATCAAATAGGCATCGTCTTTCACCCCAAGTGTATTCACAATTCCAAAAAAAGCCTGTTTGTTCTTTCGCCACGGTAATCTACCAGCCACTTCAGTCGGTATGTCCCTAAAGTCGTAAAGTGTCCAAGAGAGATAGTGTAAGCTATCTCTTTTCTGGGTTATATAAAACTCCTTAAAATATGCGGCTTGATCGTCCTCATTAGGTCCTAGAGGATTCCATAATCCGTGATAAGCTGCAAGACCAAATTCTTGCAGAACCACAGGCTTAGTAGTGGCATCTGTAAGTACTTTGTGAGCTGCTGCAAGATCCTCAAGGTCTTTGTAATAATGATAAGAGACAATATCTACTTGCTTTTCAAGATGTAGCGCAGCCTCTGGTGAAGACCACCCTATAGTTACTGGATGCGTATTATCTATAGTCTTGAGATAATCTATCGTTTGACTCAGCCACGATAATACTTCCCGCTCCCCACGACTTTCAAAATCGAGGTTAGGTTCATTTTTAATATCCCAACCTAATAATGCAGGATGGTCTTTTATATGCGTCACGATACTATACAGATGAGCATTTGTAATAGTCCAGTCTTGTATGCGATAATCTCCATAAAAGTCAAAAAGTGTGACTACAACCTTAAGTTTTGCTTTTTCTGCTTCGTCTAGAAGTGAGGTGAGTTTCTC includes:
- a CDS encoding endonuclease domain-containing protein — encoded protein: MRRLIPYRRDLKERAQELRKNMTLAELTLWDKIRRKATGAEFHRQVPLLDYIVDFYCHEIGLAIELDGSIHENQIIEDGLRQGRLEEKGVHFLRFTNEEVFKDIDAVIIAIEDRIEECL
- a CDS encoding oligosaccharide flippase family protein, whose translation is MIAIQQKIKKALSPEQIFMLSAFVVNGGNYLYNLGLGRVLGPGAFADAAILITLLLVLSFVAMTFQLAVAKFTTEFDASKQEAFVKKAYKQATTFGIILGAMIVVFATSLQSLFQTASPIMFTIFGLAVPLYFVMSVNRGNLQGRKSFIELSVTYQLEMVCRLALTFAFLLFFNIESSVAVSTAIAISFIAGVFPFKKLTSKKAIETALTSKESKAVTQFFVLTACYELTQIICNNSDILLVKHFFPSYDAGLYASLALIGRVVYFVTWMFVMLLLPTVVTMRKEGKNSVPVLMKYVGYITALASAIVLFTFLFPSFAVQVLFGDQYMAIAPLLGWYALATSFFALSNIFAYYYLSLDHYKPIVIAAIFGVLQIVLIILFHDSLFDVVLAQVAAMGGLLIAQLLYFWKMQVK
- a CDS encoding glycosyltransferase encodes the protein MKLAIVTAYPPSKVTLNEYAYHLVKHFRQNQEVTELVLLTDVTPEQADITFEEDGCAITVKQCWKFNSLSNVLSIAKAVRTTKPDAVLYNLQFMKFGDKKVAAALGLFSPWVSKLMGVKTTVLLHNIMETVDLDSAGFTSNKLKIKAYNFIGEMLTRVVLKADTVALTISKYVTILEEKYNAKNCVLIPHGTFEIPLEPSYQAAPGPLKIMTFGKFGTYKKVEILIEAVQKVRENTGRDLEIVIAGTDSPNTPGYLAEVQERYKHVPNLTFTGYVEEEDVPVIFSESAMVVFPYTSTTGSSGVLHQAGSYGKAVVMPDLGDLSILVKEEGYRGEFFNPESMHSLASGIENLVMNETYRTEIAKANYKAATALPMSRIAQMYLDVFAGRSTTNNEVILKVA